A stretch of the Saccharolobus caldissimus genome encodes the following:
- a CDS encoding TRM11 family SAM-dependent methyltransferase yields the protein MKKGYAVLKGNNYFLSLAELKALLPDEAKISYFTGVAIFTPFQDKLARRSARIKRNGELILISDNPKEINEIIRGKCFWIKEDIIMGSQRDEFKSLYHEAISGVKISKSCEKIDIIFTDGVIILGKTKDEIDSKSVINHNKKPYSQSGTMNAETSRLMVNLARPKRIVLDPFTGTGSILIEARWLNYNCIGIDIDKKMLDKARLNLNHFGYDCELMLASATNIPLHNIDSIATDPPYGRSSKERGSNLFELYEKFFASSADSLRKNGYMAFATDSNFNFIDKLRENSFILRGLHFLYSHKSLTRAIYVVQRR from the coding sequence ATGAAAAAAGGATACGCAGTATTGAAGGGAAATAATTATTTCCTTTCACTAGCAGAGTTAAAGGCATTATTACCAGATGAGGCAAAAATAAGTTATTTTACTGGAGTAGCGATTTTTACTCCATTTCAAGATAAATTAGCTAGAAGGTCTGCCAGAATAAAGAGAAATGGAGAACTTATATTAATTTCAGATAATCCTAAAGAAATTAACGAAATAATTAGGGGAAAATGTTTCTGGATAAAAGAAGATATTATAATGGGTTCCCAAAGAGACGAATTCAAGTCATTATATCATGAAGCAATATCTGGAGTTAAGATATCTAAGAGTTGTGAAAAAATTGACATAATATTTACAGATGGAGTAATCATACTTGGAAAAACTAAAGACGAAATTGACTCTAAAAGCGTAATAAATCACAATAAGAAACCGTATTCACAATCAGGTACTATGAACGCTGAAACCTCAAGGTTAATGGTAAATCTAGCTAGACCTAAAAGAATCGTATTAGATCCTTTTACTGGTACTGGATCGATACTAATAGAAGCGAGGTGGTTAAATTATAATTGTATAGGAATAGATATAGATAAGAAAATGCTCGATAAAGCTAGATTAAACCTTAATCATTTTGGATATGACTGTGAGTTAATGCTAGCATCCGCAACGAATATACCACTACATAATATAGATTCAATAGCAACTGACCCACCATATGGTAGGTCGAGTAAAGAAAGGGGAAGCAATCTATTCGAATTGTATGAAAAATTCTTTGCATCATCGGCAGACTCTTTAAGAAAAAATGGCTATATGGCATTTGCAACTGACTCGAATTTTAATTTCATAGATAAGCTTAGGGAAAACAGTTTTATACTAAGGGGATTACATTTCCTATATTCTCACAAAAGTCTAACTAGAGCAATTTACGTGGTGCAAAGAAGGTGA